Proteins encoded within one genomic window of Prosthecobacter fusiformis:
- a CDS encoding RrF2 family transcriptional regulator: protein MRLSLFSDYSLRVLLFGAVKGGPFPLHEVAAAYNISRHHLVKVVNNLTKQGYLATRRGRGGGIVLAMKPEEIQIGRLVRGTETSSPLVECFDLKTNTCPIHSCCGLKSAMAQAIGAFYGTLDRYTLQDMLGAQRIDTLKEILLAPTKRVTLLHADEDVADYDKTSPITDPLSPMVNGRLLGDMTI, encoded by the coding sequence ATGCGACTGAGCTTATTTTCTGATTACTCACTGAGGGTGCTACTTTTTGGAGCGGTAAAAGGTGGCCCCTTTCCTCTCCATGAAGTCGCCGCCGCGTACAACATATCGCGCCATCATCTGGTGAAAGTGGTCAATAATCTCACAAAACAAGGTTACCTCGCAACCCGCCGTGGTCGTGGCGGCGGCATTGTATTAGCCATGAAGCCGGAGGAAATCCAAATTGGCAGACTGGTGCGTGGGACAGAAACATCCTCCCCCCTGGTGGAGTGCTTTGATCTGAAGACCAACACCTGCCCCATTCATTCCTGCTGCGGCCTCAAATCAGCCATGGCACAGGCTATAGGGGCCTTTTATGGCACCTTGGATCGCTACACTCTTCAGGACATGCTGGGGGCGCAGAGGATAGACACTCTGAAAGAGATTCTTCTTGCCCCCACCAAGCGCGTCACCCTTCTACATGCTGACGAAGATGTGGCTGACTATGATAAAACATCGCCAATCACTGACCCCTTGTCACCGATGGTGAATGGACGGTTGCTAGGGGACATGACGATCTGA
- a CDS encoding DUF1501 domain-containing protein — protein MNTSLRSLDCLSRRQFAEHVAKATLGVTLLPHVLKGQAAADPKSLPGFGKAKNVIWLQMIGGMSHIDTLDPKTGDSKGPGDPIATKAGYQLGGFLPTLAKDHSEKLAIIRSMTSKTGVHASGQYLMRTGYEQRGTIKHPVLGAWAQELLGKSSQSLPSTVCVGRAPEAGNGFFSAAYSPLPIHDPSAGLQYAEFGAPKEVIDKRLALLNKVDAGFRSKFQDTNLKAYTDFYDDTLKLLSTDDLNAFRLTEENAEAREKYGMNKFGQGCMLARRLVERGVRFVEVAHGGWDMHNDIADAMEDNGSLLDTGLSALLSDLQSRGLLETTMVVLCSEFGRTPKINSRNGRDHHPKVFSTLLAGGPAKGGTIYGASDKEGNAPIDKQVTIQDFHSTVGHAMGMDVNQIVMSPSNRPFTIGDKGSVIGDVLS, from the coding sequence ATGAACACTTCTCTTCGTTCTCTCGATTGCCTTTCCCGCCGCCAATTTGCCGAGCATGTTGCGAAGGCCACACTGGGTGTAACACTGCTACCGCATGTGCTGAAAGGCCAGGCGGCGGCTGATCCAAAATCGCTGCCTGGATTCGGAAAGGCCAAGAACGTCATCTGGCTTCAGATGATCGGCGGGATGTCACACATTGACACTTTGGATCCCAAGACGGGAGATTCCAAAGGACCTGGTGATCCCATCGCGACGAAGGCAGGCTATCAGCTCGGTGGCTTCCTGCCCACGCTGGCCAAGGACCACTCTGAAAAGCTGGCCATCATTCGCAGCATGACTTCAAAAACAGGGGTGCATGCCTCCGGCCAGTATCTGATGCGCACAGGGTATGAGCAGCGTGGCACCATTAAACATCCAGTCCTGGGGGCGTGGGCTCAGGAGTTGCTCGGTAAAAGCAGCCAGTCTTTGCCTTCGACTGTCTGTGTGGGCCGTGCTCCCGAAGCTGGAAATGGCTTTTTCTCTGCTGCCTATAGCCCGCTGCCGATTCACGATCCGTCTGCGGGGCTTCAATATGCTGAATTCGGTGCACCGAAAGAGGTGATCGATAAGCGGCTGGCCCTTTTGAACAAGGTGGATGCTGGATTCCGAAGCAAGTTTCAGGATACCAATCTGAAAGCCTATACCGACTTTTATGATGATACGCTGAAGCTCTTGAGCACCGATGATCTGAATGCTTTTCGTCTGACCGAAGAAAATGCGGAAGCTCGTGAAAAATATGGTATGAACAAGTTTGGCCAGGGTTGCATGCTGGCCCGTCGGTTGGTGGAGCGCGGGGTGCGTTTTGTCGAAGTAGCGCATGGTGGCTGGGACATGCACAATGACATTGCCGATGCCATGGAGGACAATGGCAGCCTGCTGGATACTGGGCTCTCTGCCTTGCTCAGTGACCTTCAATCACGTGGCCTGCTGGAGACGACGATGGTGGTGCTTTGTTCCGAATTTGGACGCACACCGAAGATCAATAGCCGCAATGGCAGGGACCATCATCCCAAGGTCTTCAGTACTTTGCTAGCAGGTGGCCCAGCGAAAGGTGGCACTATCTACGGGGCAAGTGACAAAGAAGGCAATGCCCCCATCGACAAACAGGTGACCATCCAGGATTTCCACAGCACTGTAGGCCACGCCATGGGCATGGATGTGAATCAGATCGTCATGTCCCCTAGCAACCGTCCATTCACCATCGGTGACAAGGGGTCAGTGATTGGCGATGTTTTATCATAG